In the genome of Colletotrichum lupini chromosome 8, complete sequence, one region contains:
- a CDS encoding lysophosphoplipase A — protein MPVINRQSLGGVLLLAGLASAQGQGDVDPFAPVYTSCPLGLAVRSASEGLSRSESSWRVSRGEKVIPALSSYLTLANISGFDVQGYIQRLNTSNYPVVGLSVSGGGTQSGVGGLGIWQAFDARNSAAVAARTGGLTQVLSYITGLSGGGALTVSTLAANDFISISALRKQINFTVDYTLGPDGNITTYLTDIFENVGAKAETGLPVSVADAFGQFWATYLPENRTYGNYSDLAQSGTVFSSGEAPMPIIALSEVIPGQSPTIGGIMWPGRNNTNGFNLTSYEVTPFEFGSWRGGRIQAFMPTMYLGTSMSNGTAQNSSECVQGFDKFTFIQGSTADAFDAWFIDDWYDTPIFAKRALNTGPPNTSVIVPPPQFEDDGRVILVNQTAESFNQTFNESLWATYPNPFENYNPAMQGIDELLLVDGSLGGETNPIRPLIIPERQVDLVIVYEASSDAQYNWVNGTNLVNTAQSAAQGNIPFPRIPDVATLVTQNLTKQPTFFGCDAATSPPTPLVLYLPNSPWSGYSNFSFFKSSFTDNEFDLTVDNAFNLATYGNGSVDAAWPACLACATIRGSLIRAGVDLPEQCQECFRRHCWNGQVANRTIAADDLDPKLRLNSSLSFSEWNQTYWSSQKTTGGASGGGSGGNSGTGTGGNGGGGASSTPSASATASPSGASSSAELARVATAVTVASLVALIALL, from the exons ATGCCCGTGATAAATCGCCAATCTCTTGGCGGCGTCCTCCTCTTGGCCGGCCTTGCCTCCGCCCAGGGACAAGGAGACGTCGACCCCTTTGCGCCCGTCTACACAAGCTGTCCCTTAGGCTTGGCAGTGCGGTCAGCTTCAGAG GGACTCTCGCGCTCGGAATCATCTTGGAGGGTAAGCCGCGGCGAAAAGGTCATCCCCGCGCTCAGCTCTTACCTCACATTGGCGAATATTTCTGGATTCGATGTCCAAGGCTACATTCAGCGTCTCAATACCTCCAACTATCCCGTCGTTGGTCTCTCCGTCTCCGGAGGAGGCACTCAGTCGGGTGTTGGAGGTCTTGGGATATGGCAGGCTTTTGATGCCCGCAACTCGGCTGCCGTTGCTGCTCGCACGGGTGGTTTGACGCAGGTTCTGTCATATATCACTGGTCTAAGTGGTGGAGGTGCCTTGACCGTGAGCACACT AGCTGCCAACGATTTCATATCCATAAGTGCTTTAAGAAAACAAATCAACTTCACTGTCGATTACACCCTGGGTCCGGACGGCAACATCACCACCTATCTGACAGATATCTTTGAAAATGTTGGCGCAAAGGCAGAGACAGGACTTCCTGTCTCCGTCGCCGACGCCTTTGGCCAGTTCTGGGCAACCTATCTCCCAGAGAACCGTACTTATGGCAACTACTCTGATCTTGCCCAATCAGGAACCGTCTTCTCTTCAGGCGAAGCCCCAATGCCCATCATAGCTCTCTCTGAGGTCATCCCCGGACAGTCACCCACAATCGGTGGCATCATGTGGCCTGGAAGGAACAACACCAACGGATTCAATCTGACTTCCTACGAAGTAACGCCCTTTGAGTTCGGAAGTTGGCGAGGCGGAAGAATCCAGGCTTTCATGCCGACAATGTACCTTGGAACCTCCATGTCCAATGGCACGGCCCAGAACAGCAGTGAGTGCGTTCAGGGGTTCGACAAGTTCACCTTCATCCAGGGGTCTACAGCCGACGCTTTTGACGCGTGGTTCATCGACGACTGGTACGATACTCCAATATTTGCCAAGCGAGCGCTCAATACAGGCCCGCCAAACACCTCGGTCATCGTGCCTCCCCCTCAGTTCGAAGACGACGGGCGTGTGATCCTCGTCAACCAGACGGCCGAGTCCTTCAACCAGACATTCAACGAGTCTCTGTGGGCCACCTACCCGAACCCCTTTGAGAACTACAACCCCGCCATGCAAGGGATCGACGAACTCCTCCTCGTTGACGGCAGCCTCGGCGGGGAGACGAACCCCATCCGGCCCCTCATCATCCCCGAGCGCCAGGTCGACCTGGTCATCGTCTACGAGGCCTCCTCAGACGCGCAGTACAACTGGGTCAACGGCACCAACCTCGTCAACACGGCTCAGTCGGCGGCCCAGGGCAACATTCCCTTCCCGCGCATCCCCGACGTCGCGACGCTGGTGACGCAGAACCTGACCAAGCAGCCCACCTTCTTCGGCTGCGACGCCGCCACGTCGCCGCCTACGCCGCTGGTGCTCTACCTGCCCAACTCGCCGTGGTCCGGCTACAGCAACTTTTCCTTCTTCAAGTCCTCCTTCACGGACAACGAGTTCGACCTCACCGTCGACAACGCCTTTAACCTCGCAACCTACGGCAACGGTTCGGTAGATGCAGCGTGGCCCGCCTGTCTCGCCTGCGCGACGATCCGCGGAAGTCTGATCAGGGCTGGTGTCGACCTGCCGGAGCAGTGTCAGGAGTGCTTCCGCCGCCATTGTTGGAACGGGCAGGTTGCCAATCGTACCATCGCGGCGGACGATCTCGATCCCAAGCTGAGACTCAATTCGAGCCTGTCATTTTCGGAGTGGAATCAGACATACTGGAGCAGCCAGAAGACCACGGGTGGTGCTAGCGGCGGAGGAAGTGGCGGGAACAGCGGCACCGGGACCGGAGGCaatggcggtggtggtgcctCATCCACACCCTCGGCTTCGGCCACGGCGAGCCCCTCTGGTGCATCGAGTTCGGCCGAACTTGCACGAGTGGCGACTGCCGTGACTGTGGCTTCTCTTGTTGCTCTGATAGCATTGCTATAG
- a CDS encoding fungal specific transcription factor domain-containing protein — protein MVDVAEATSTVESNAEEVTKKRIYSACAYCKSRKRRCDGREPACGLCTRSGVPCVYTERRKRGPGRKNKVESEPGGKRLSAEAPDVAEIGTLGGQLSLEDPRGQSQGLVDTTLSQLAERRIKVPKSLAQRIQGHAVEQQQRDPADPDPGPSRRERMPPYALPFLPKDLFGRTSVLEGLRNARNQIEATVDRRPFSRTTFARFPPQDYILDLEVTVMEEVQLFCPAMTRETFLGHTDKQYGVHADQNDCDTSARRAIANAMFGAAMRWRTANDSFERFGGLSWGYYKNAYAIVPELLLQGTNVLACEALLAIATFSLQTADARTTAQLASAAARTAQIIGLHKRETYASLDAIESARRRRVFWATHILNTDMMAKYGLSHPFAHDDVTVELPDKDATVFDGISHSPCLLNSMAQLSRTQVTLHGKFSPHNLQLQSGTEHHMMMILSNCELEEWKCSLPQESRPDPSTPSTTGAVDMHTALLHFIYFSTLIKTNINLARLKNATSVQPSCSLYSDWVNRGAFPSIEQSHSKCTSAARAIIDLLRVMPPQPYVNIWVLLGYPIMASLILLWSALEEPTGSEAHLNIRVLGQFIQFLAGLKEEGCDLNNVLDGCSKIYKIAKYVVHTQRVMRVTAPLEEDNDVKEQLEALRLKLSGVTDWMHLAQGLLSNMPLLCTQARDIFADVLGMEQTHSDYGPFAPELLMPHKHNVFFSS, from the exons ATGGTCGATGTCGCTGAGGCCACCAGTACCGTCGAGAGCAATGCGGAGGAAGTCACCAAGAAGCGGATCTATAGT GCATGTGCCTACTGTAAATCACGCAAAAGACGCTGCGACGGACGAGAACCGGCCTGTGGACTCTGCACTAGATCAGGCGTACCCTGCGTATACACTGAGCGCAGGAAGAGAGGCCCGGGGCGGAA GAACAAAGTTGAATCCGAGCCAGGAGGAAAGCGACTGAGTGCCGAGGCGCCCGATGTGGCTGAAATTGGCACTCTCGGTGGCCAGTTGTCTTTGGAGGATCCAAGAGGGCAATCCCAAGGGCTCGTCGATACTACACTTTCTCAGCTTGCCGAACGGCGCATAAAGGTACCAAAAAGTCTGGCGCAAAGAATCCAGGGTCATGCCGTAGAACAACAGCAGCGTGATCCGGCCGATCCTGATCCTGGGCCCAGCCGGCGCGAAAGGATGCCACCCTATGCTCTCCCTTTCCTCCCCAAAGATCTGTTCGGGCGGACTTCCGTGCTAGAAGGACTGCGTAATGCTCGAAATCAGATTGAGGCAACTGTAGACCGGAGGCCTTTCAGCCGAACCACATTTGCACGCTTCCCGCCCCAAGACTACATTTTGGATTTGGAGGTCACCGTCATGGAGGAAGTGCAGCTCTTCTGTCCCGCCATGACGAGAGAGACATTCTTAGGGCATACTGACAAACAGTACGGGGTTCACGCCGACCAAAATGACTGTGATACTTCAGCCAGGCGCGCGATTGCAAATGCCATGTTCGGGGCCGCCATGCGGTGGAGGACCGCGAATGACTCCTTTGAGCGTTTTGGCGGCTTGAGTTGGGGATACTACAAGAACGCATACGCCATCGTCCCTGAACTCCTTCTGCAGGGGACAAACGTGTTGGCCTGCGAGGCCTTGCTGGCTATAGCCACGTTCTCGTTGCAGACGGCCGATGCGCGCACGACGGCTCAGCTGGCTTCTGCGGCGGCCCGAACCGCGCAGATCATCGGGTTGCACAAGAGGGAAACTTATGCCAGCCTTGATGCCATCGAGTCGGCGCGACGTAGGCGGGTATTTTGGGCAACACATATACTCAACACGGACATGATGGCAAAGTATGGTCTATCTCACCCCTTTGCTCATGACGATGTCACCGTTGAGCTTCCAGATAAGGATGCGACCGTTTTTGATGGCATCTCGCACTCGCCGTGCCTCCTTAATAGCATGGCACAACTCTCAAGGACCCAAGTCACACTCCATGGAAAGTTCTCTCCACACAATCTCCAGCTGCAGTCAGGTACGGAACATCACATGATGATGATACTGTCCAATTGTGAGCTGGAAGAGTGGAAGTGCTCGCTCCCGCAAGAATCGAGGCCGGACCCCTCTACCCCCTCGACGACGGGAGCGGTGGACATGCACACCGCCCTGTTGCATTTTATCTATTTTAGCACTCTGATTAAGACTAACATCAACCTGGCGCGACTTAAGAATGCGACGAGCGTACAGCCGTCATGCTCGCTGTACTCAGACTGGGTGAATAGGGGCGCCTTTCCCAGCATAGAGCAGTCACACTCCAAGTGTACGTCGGCGGCTCGGGCAATCATTGATCTTCTACGGGTGATGCCACCTCAACCTTATGTGAATATATG GGTTCTTCTCGGCTATCCCATCATGGCCAGCTTAATCCTTTTATGGTCAGCACTCGAGGAACCCACAGGATCAGAGGCCCATCTCAATATCAGGGTCTTGGGGCAATTTATCCAATTCCTAGCAGGATTGAAGGAAGAAGGATGTGATCTGAACAACGTGCTGGACGGCTGTTCCAAGATCTACAAAATTGCCAAATACGTCGTCCATACGCAGAGAGTCATGAGAGTGACGGCACCCTTAGAGGAAGACAATGATGTCAAGGAACAGCTTGAG GCTCTTCGCTTGAAGCTCTCTGGAGTAACGGACTGGATGCATCTTGCCCAGGGTCTACTGAGCAACATGCCTCTACTATGCACACAAGCAAGAGATATCTTTGCGGATGTACTTGGGATGGAGCAGACACATTCTGACTACGGGCCGTTTGCCCCTGAGCTGCTAATGCCACACAAACACAACGTCTTTTTTAGTTCTTGA
- a CDS encoding histidinol phosphate phosphatase HisJ family protein codes for MAFTMHSHSGQFCPGHAKDQLEAIIQHAISIGYKTMGLTEHMPRLEIGDLYPEELEEGDPQTALSILAPRHEAYLAEAQRLREKYAPQIDLLIGFEGEWYRPAYGPFIKSLASHPAVDYFIGSLHHVNAIPIDYSRDMYVEAMKSAGADEESMYARYYDQQHEMLTALEPRVVGHFDLVRLMSEDPGRDVRQWKGVWEKIVRNLEVVKGYGGLLECNSSALRKGLDEPYPCRPIAETWLAMGGRFTFSDDSHGIAQVATNYKRNVKYLESLGVKEVFTFERGPVEGVNGDAKAVLREKGVGLAAFRENFN; via the exons ATGGCGTTCACGATGCACTCCCACTCGGGGCAATTCTGCCCCGGCCACGCAAAGGACCAGCTCGAGGCCATCATCCAGCATGCCATCAGCATCGGTTACAAGACCATGGGTCTGACGGAACACATGCCCCGTCTAGAGATTGGAGACCTCTACCCTGAAGAG CTCGAAGAAGGAGACCCCCAAACAGCCCTCTCCATCCTCGCCCCCCGCCACGAAGCCTACCTCGCCGAAGCCCAGCGCCTGCGCGAAAAGTACGCCCCGCAGATCGACCTCCTCATCGGCTTCGAGGGGGAGTGGTACCGCCCGGCCTACGGGCCGTTCATCAAGTCCCTCGCGTCCCACCCGGCGGTGGACTACTTCATCGGGTCGCTGCACCACGTCAACGCCATCCCCATCGACTACAGCCGGGACATGTACGTCGAGGCGATGAAGTCGGCCGGCGCCGACGAGGAGAGCATGTACGCGCGGTACTACGACCAGCAGCACGAGATGCTGACGGCGCTAGAGCCGCGCGTGGTGGGCCACTTTGACCTCGTGAGGCTCATGAGCGAGGATCCGGGGAGGGACGTGAGGCAGTGGAAGGGGGTGTGGGAGAAGATTGTGAGGAATCTGGAGGTCGTCAAGGGGTATGGGGGCTTGTTGGAGTGTAATAGCAGTGCGTTGAGGAAGGGTCTCGATGAGCCTTATCCGTGCCGACCTATTGCAGAG ACATGGTTGGCGATGGGCGGCCGCTTCACATTCTCAGACGATAGCCACGGCATCGCACAGGTCGCGACGAATTACAAACGCAACGTGAAGTACCTCGAGAGCCTGGGCGTGAAGGAGGTCTTCACGTTTGAGCGGGGGCCGGTGGAGGGGGTCAATGGGGATGCTAAGGCCGTGTTGCGGGAAAAGGGCGTTGGGTTGGCGGCGTTTCGGGAGAACTTCAACTAG
- a CDS encoding histone deacetylase produces the protein MASPFERAPSRRPSLLNTSSHDGDKELAHSLKQLSLSTSSASNSPRASSALSPMRPAVNRTSPAPSPRAPSRSPSFARELSRSRSSTPTLQRSSTPTLQRKTSTSSLHSVSGSSSRTPSRAPSRRTSMVHASSPVAKSPLRPSPPEYIKPAPTANTVARDYFKTELEVHHSPTSTRATETLVILHDACYGHRFSRPKTSKGALSTIVERPERIKAGVLGVAMAYVRLGERHCDGAYALHPSLDPSTIPTIPFRIYKTERRLPLTSAAVTNVHGTKWMEELKMMCEGAEIKLATGGKELQRPELNRGSDGPPAKFHEGDLYLCSESLEAFEGALGAVCEAVDRVFTSGPRRAFVAVRPPGHHCSASFPSGFCWVNNVHVGIMHGILNHGLTHAAIIDFDLHHGDGSQAITWAHNSRGVNAAKNTAAWKKASIGYFSLHDINSYPCEWGDEEKVKNASLCIDNAHGQNIYNVHLESYGSEKEFWELYETRYSVILEKTRKYLKNQAARLRALNLPPKAAIFFSAGFDASEWETKGMQRHNVNVPTEFYARIAQDVVKLAAEEGLGVDGRVISVLEGGYSDRALYSGIFSHLSGLSGNQTPEEPTRGRSSLGDEMAGQIAAAITGEPSLHPYKPSWWSSSELDELEVAMGNRPASPKMIRHSTPPTYSTPTQASIATPPPPDVPWTIAAHELSRLLIPSDRQVDSCKPEDLNAEATRARRDRQSILNPDLVPPAPAPAPAPKPASRPTSRMSLRERKPAKPGLYVDVDEDDDKQSKNRRRTVAGPAALSSENATARGIPSDTNGAAKRPGRRLSGVSTVASNAPNTEFESNGVSAQRPDTSMSVRPDTAMSVRTQSATSLNVKKTRPPAVKKEAPKTTRIVKKPAAMAKPSPQQAGPSQPPQGKPSPAAASEDDMDKLTAGMKKVKINLITKTQKEERAKAAQAVQAAQAKAAAPPTAEEAKTDFPFEAQTAYSPVAPPIVTPPQDEAFATPPTQPPVIEDSSPPAVPEGRPEVSTPVTEQMPLVATPDPRSVELLASSPAAMSPTVATPSSDVFINYQPEGPPPVSVTPSEPLKWMPPNTNTPVKASPSKPSPAKLSSAKPSPMKKSPVKMMRADLPVFTSTSAIPFAPPGMSAPSEVEQEPAIKADPEEPAKSVWDIPETPQRQ, from the exons ATGGCCTCTCCATTCGAAAGAGCGCCATCGCGGCGCCCATCACTGCTGAATACATCCTCTCATGATGGGGACAAGGAGCTGGCGCATTCGCTCAAGCAGCTCTCCCTTTCGACATCATCCGCCAGCAACTCACCCCGGGCTTCGAGCGCTCTGTCTCCCATGAGACCGGCCGTAAATCGAACATCTCCGGCACCGAGTCCACGAGCCCCGTCTCGAAGTCCCTCCTTTGCGAGAGAGCTCTCCCGCTCCCGATCTTCGACGCCGACGCTGCAGCGATCTTCAACGCCAACACTTCAGCGCAAGACCTCCACCAGTTCCTTGCACTCTGTGAGTGGCTCTTCGAGCCGAACCCCTAGCCGAGCGCCTTCGAGGCGAACTAGCATGGTGCATGCCTCTTCTCCTGTCGCCAAATCCCCTTTGCGCCCGAGCCCCCCTGAGTATATCAAGCCTGCGCCCACAGCGAATACGGTCGCCCGCGATTACTTCAAGACCGAATTGGAGGTTCACCACTCGCCAACTTCGACTCGAGCAACGGAAACCCTCGTCATTCTCCACGATGCCTGCTACGGCCACCGTTTCTCTCGACCCAAGACGTCCAAGGGCGCTCTCAGCACCATCGTTGAGCGGCCTGAGAGAATCAAGGCCGGCGTGTTGGGGGTTGCCATGGCCTACGTGCGGCTCGGGGAACGGCACTGCGATGGCGCATATGCGCTGCATCCAAGCCTGGATCCCTCTACCATCCCGACGATTCCGTTTCGCATCTACAAGACCGAACGGAGACTGCCCCTGACATCGGCAGCTGTCACCAACGTCCACGGCACCAAGTGGATGGAGGAGCTCAAGATGATGTGCGAAGGAGCAGAGATAAAGTTGGCGACTGGTGGGAAGGAGCTTCAGAGGCCAGAATTAAACAGAGGTTCAGACGGACCGCCTGCGAAATTCCACGAGGGTGACCTCTATCTTTGCTCCGAATCGCTGGAGGCTTTTGAGGGCGCGCTGGGTGCCGTTTGCGAGGCCGTAGACCGCGTTTTCACATCAGGTCCTCGACGAGCCTTTGTCGCTGTACGCCCACCGGGACATCATTGCTCAGCTTCTTTCCCGTCAGGATTTTGCTGGGTTAATAACGTCCATGTCGGTATTATGCATGGCATTCTGAACCATGGCCTTACCCATGCGGCTATCATCGATTTCGATCTTCACCACGGAGATGGCTCCCAAGCCATCACTTGGGCGCATAACTCACGGGGAGTGAATGCGGCCAAGAACACGGCAGCGTGGAAGAAGGCGTCCATCGGCTACTTTAGTCTTCACGACATCAACTCGTACCCCTGTGAGTGGGGTGATGAGGAGAAGGTCAAGAATGCCAGTCTGTGTATTGACAATGCCCACGGCCAAAACATCTACAACGTCCATCTGGAATCATATGGTTCAGAGAAGGAGTTCTGGGAGCTATACGAGACCAGGTACTCAGTAATCCTGGAGAAGACGCGCAAGTATCTGAAAAACCAAGCGGCTCGCCTTCGTGCTTTGAATCTGCCTCCTAAGGCGGCAATCTTCTTCTCGGCCGGATTCGATGCCAGTGAGTGGGAGACCAAGGGTATGCAACGTCATAATGTGAACGTTCCTACCGAGTTTTACGCTCGTATTGCTCAAGATGTTGTGAAGCTTGCCGCAGAGGAAGGATTAGGAGTTGACGGGCGCGTAATCAGCGTGCTCGAGGGCGGCTACAGCGACAGAGCTCTTTACTCTGGTATTTTCAGCCATCTGAGCGGACTCTCAGGAAATCAGACCCCGGAAGAGCCCACTCGGGGTCGCTCTTCACTCGGCGACGAAATGGCAGGGCAGATCGCTGCAGCCATTACTGGCGAGCCATCTCTACATCCTTACAAACCGTCATGGTGGTCGAGCTCCGAACTCGACGAGCTAGAAGTTGCGATGGGCAACAGACCAGCCAGTCCCAAGATGATACGGCACTCAACTCCGCCGACATACTCAACTCCCACACAGGCGTCGATTG CAACACCACCTCCCCCTGATGTGCCATGGACCATAGCAGCCCATGAGCTGAGCAGGCTACTCATTCCGTCGGATCGCCAAGTCGATAGCTGCAAACCTGAAGACCTAAACGCGGAGGCTACAAGGGCCCGGAGAGACCGGCAGTCAATTCTCAACCCTGATCTTGTGCCGCCGGCACCTGCTCCCGCGCCCGCTCCGAAGCCAGCAAGCAGGCCTACCTCGCGAATGTCTCTGAGAGAGCGGAAGCCAGCGAAGCCTGGCTTATACGTTGATGTAGACGAAGATGATGACAAGCAGTCCAAGAATCGGCGAAGAACGGTCGCGGGCCCTGCTGCTCTGTCATCTGAGAAT GCAACGGCCCGAGGCATACCCTCTGACACAAATGGAGCAGCTAAGCGACCTGGTCGACGCCTTAGTGGTGTGTCTACTGTGGCTTCGAATGCTCCCAACACAGAGTTCGAGAGCAACGGAGTTTCAGCTCAGCGTCCCGACACTTCTATGAGTGTGCGACCAGACACTGCGATGAGTGTCAGAACTCAGAGTGCTACGTCTTTGAATGTTAAGAAGACAAGACCTCCAGCAGTCAAGAAGGAAGCCCCCAAAACCACCAGAATTGTGAAGAAGCCTGCCGCAATGGCAAAACCCTCTCCTCAGCAGGCTGGACCATCTCAGCCGCCTCAAGGAAAGCCGAGCCCAGCTGCTGCATCGGAGGACGATATGGACAAGTTGACTGCCGGTATGAAGAAGGTCAAGATCAACTTAATCACAAAAACACAGAAAGAAGAGCGTGCCAAGGCAGCACAAGCAGTTCAAGCCGCTCAAGCCAAAGCTGCCGCACCCCCCACAGCCGAGGAAGCAAAGACGGATTTCCCGTTTGAAGCACAGACGGCTTACTCGCCGGTGGCACCTCCGATCGTCACACCTCCGCAAGACGAGGCTTTCGCTACACCGCCAACGCAGCCTCCGGTTATTGAAGACTCGTCACCGCCTGCCGTCCCAGAAGGCCGGCCTGAAGTCTCAACTCCAGTGACGGAGCAAATGCCTCTCGTCGCCACCCCTGATCCTCGTTCAGTAGAGCTCCTCGCCAGCTCACCCGCCGCGATGTCGCCAACCGTAGCAACACCCTCATCGGATGTTTTCATCAACTACCAACCGGAGGGCCCTCCACCTGTGTCCGTAACGCCGTCAGAACCCCTGAAGTGGATGCCGCCCAACACCAACACGCCCGTCAAAGCCTCGCCGTCTAAGCCATCGCCAGCCAAGCTGTCTTCAGCTAAACCGTCGCCCATGAAGAAGTCTCCGGTAAAGATGATGCGTGCCGATCTTCCAGTCTTCACCTCCACATCCGCGATCCCCTTTGCGCCGCCGGGAATGAGCGCCCCGTCTGAGGTCGAGCAAGAGCCGGCAATTAAGGCCGATCCGGAGGAGCCGGCAAAGTCGGTTTGGGATATCCCGGAAACTCCGCAGAGGCAATAG